In one Silene latifolia isolate original U9 population chromosome 10, ASM4854445v1, whole genome shotgun sequence genomic region, the following are encoded:
- the LOC141604901 gene encoding sucrose transport protein SUC1-like has protein sequence MGENQVQHEEPNGPESPLWKLFLVGSIAAGVQFGWALQLSLLTPYVQLLGVPHKWSSFIWLCGPISGMVVQPIVGFSSDRLVSRFGRRKPFIAAGTTLICLAVLLIGFAADIGYKMGDDFNKKTKPRAVAFFVAGFWILDIANNMVQDPARAFLADLSRHNHRKMRIANAFFSFFMAVGNILGYAAGSYNKLYKLLPFTLTKGCDTYCANLKTCFFIDIIILVVLVVIALNVVPEPHFTKTTDHEDPFIVQVKSTFRNLGRPMWLLFLVTALNWVAWFPFLLFNTDWVGKEIYGGDPTSKDNPTMVKIYDNGVRAGSLGLMLTAGVLGFMSLAIDPLSKWLGGARKLWGVVNFVLAAALALTALVTKVAEKARKTAPPYAPPDHGAKAGVLAIFAAMGIPQAVTFSIPFALASIFSSDSGSGHGLSLGVLNLAIVIPQMFVSLISGPWDQLFGGGNLPAFLLGAVAAFIDGILALTVLPPPSSNT, from the exons ATGGGAGAAAATCAAGTTCAACATGAGGAACCTAATGGGCCAGAAAGCCCGTTATGGAAATTATTCTTAGTGGGCTCAATTGCAGCAGGAGTCCAATTTGGTTGGGCCTTACAATTGTCTTTGTTAACACCATATGTCCAACTTTTAGGGGTTCCACATAAATGGTCCTCATTTATATGGCTATGTGGCCCAATATCAGGAATGGTGGTCCAGCCCATTGTCGGGTTTTCGAGTGATCGGTTGGTGTCGAGGTTCGGTCGTCGGAAACCGTTTATTGCTGCAGGTACCACGTTGATTTGCCTTGCCGTGTTGCTTATTGGTTTCGCGGCCGATATTGGGTACAAAATGGGTGATGACTTTAACAAAAAAACTAAGCCTAGGGCTGTTGCATTTTTTGTTGCCGGGTTTTGGATCCTTGACATTGCTAATAACATGGTCCAG GATCCGGCAAGGGCATTCTTGGCAGATTTATCAAGGCACAATCACAGGAAAATGAGAATTGCGAATGCATTCTTCTCATTTTTTATGGCAGTAGGAAATATCCTAGGTTACGCAGCCGGGTCATATAACAAATTATACAAACTTCTACCCTTCACCTTAACCAAAGGATGTGACACATATTGTGCCAACCTTAAAACATGTTTTTTCATAGACATTATCATCCTAGTTGTCCTAGTTGTCATAGCCCTCAACGTCGTGCCCGAACCCCATTTTACTAAAACCACGGATCATGAAGACCCATTTATCGTACAAGTCAAGTCGACATTCCGAAATTTGGGCCGGCCCATGTGGCTACTCTTCCTAGTGACTGCCTTAAATTGGGTTGCTTGGTTCCCATTTTTATTGTTCAATACAGATTGGGTTGGAAAGGAGATTTATGGGGGTGACCCGACCTCGAAAGACAATCCCACAATGGTTAAGATTTACGACAACGGTGTCCGGGCCGGTTCATTGGGCCTTATGTTAACTGCTGGTGTATTGGGCTTTATGTCTCTTGCTATTGATCCATTATCAAAATGGCTAGGTGGTGCTAGGAAGTTATGGGGTGTGGTTAACTTTGTTCTTGCGGCCGCTTTAGCATTGACCGCGCTTGTTACCAAGGTAGCCGAAAAAGCTAGGAAGACCGCCCCACCGTATGCTCCACCAGATCATGGTGCTAAGGCTGGTGTCTTGGCTATTTTTGCTGCTATGGGCATTCCTCAAGCG GTTACCTTTAGCATTCCATTTGCTCTAGCATCAATCTTCTCGTCCGATTCCGGCTCTGGACATG GCCTTTCACTAGGAGTATTGAACTTGGCCATTGTGATACCACAA ATGTTTGTGTCATTAATCAGCGGACCATGGGATCAACTATTTGGAGGTGGCAACCTCCCAGCATTCTTATTAGGAGCTGTCGCGGCCTTTATCGACGGGATCCTTGCTCTTACAGTACTTCCTCCTCCAAGCTCCAACACATAA
- the LOC141604902 gene encoding sucrose transport protein-like: MTKDMKNGDTKNHMDSSLRIEKNPNPTLAEVEPSSLLKLGIVASIAAGVQFGWALQLSLLTPYVQLLGIPHRWSSYIWLCGPISGMIVQPTVGYYSDRCTSRFGRRRPFIVTGAALVAVAVFLIGYAADIGHAAGDPEGDMAKPRAISIFVIGFWILDVANNTLQGPCRALLADLAAGSQSKTRTANSLFSFFMAVGNVLGYAAGAYRNLYKVFPFTRTAACDIYCANLKSCFFISITMLLVLTVVATILVKERQFSLDEIEIEEAKLRASQGGCAGRLPFFTELFGALKDLPRPMWILLLVTCLNWIAWFPFLLFDTDWMGKEVYGGNPGDDAAKAKAYDMGVHAGALGLMIQAVVLGVMSLGIEGLARMLGGAKRLWGSVNIILAIGLLMMIWVTKSAEHFRATHHLAGVAGPPPPSSSIKAGALAIFGVLGIPLAITFSIPFALASIFSASSGSGQGLSLGVLNLAIVVPQMFVSVTSGPWDSLFGGGNLPALVAGAVAAFVSAILSFTILPSPPPDAKLGGSMGGH, from the exons atgacaaaagatatgaaaaatgGTGACACAAAAAATCATATGGATTCTTCTCTTCGTATAGAGAAGAACCCGAACCCGACTCTAGCCGAGGTTGAACCAAGTTCGCTATTGAAGCTAGGTATCGTAGCTTCAATAGCGGCCGGGGTTCAATTTGGATGGGCACTACAATTATCTTTACTAACTCCATACGTACAACTCCTAGGCATTCCTCATAGATGGTCATCCTACATTTGGTTATGTGGGCCCATCTCTGGTATGATAGTCCAACCTACCGTTGGTTACTATAGTGACCGTTGCACGTCCCGGTTCGGCCGTCGACGTCCTTTTATTGTCACCGGGGCCGCTTTAGTCGCTGTCGCCGTGTTCCTTATTGGGTACGCGGCTGACATTGGACATGCGGCCGGTGACCCTGAAGGTGACATGGCAAAACCAAGAGCCATATCGATTTTTGTAATCGGGTTTTGGATCTTGGATGTTGCTAATAATACTTTGCAGGGCCCATGTAGAGCTCTGCTTGCTGACTTGGCGGCCGGGTCTCAGTCTAAGACCCGTACCGCCAactcattattttcttttttcaTGGCTGTTGGTAACGTATTAGGATACGCTGCTGGGGCCTACCGAAacttatacaaagtatttcctttcACGCGAACCGCGGCGTGTGACATTTACTGCGCGAATTTAAAATCATGCTTTTTTATCTCCATAACAATGTTACTAGTCTTAACCGTTGTCGCGACAATCCTCGTTAAAGAACGTCAATTCTCGCTCGACGAAATCGAGATAGAAGAGGCTAAGTTAAGAGCCTCCCAAGGTGGGTGCGCCGGACGACTCCCATTTTTCACAGAGTTATTCGGCGCACTCAAGGACTTACCACGTCCTATGTGGATTTTACTCCTGGTAACATGCTTAAATTGGATTGCTTGGTTTCCGTTCCTTCTTTTCGACACCGATTGGATGGGTAAAGAAGTGTACGGAGGTAATCCTGGCGATGATGCAGCAAAAGCAAAAGCGTATGATATGGGTGTACACGCTGGCGCATTAGGGCTTATGATACAAGCAGTTGTATTAGGTGTTATGTCACTTGGTATTGAAGGGCTAGCACGTATGCTCGGGGGTGCTAAACGATTATGGGGTAGTGTTAATATTATATTAGCCATTGGTTTATTAATGATGATTTGGGTTACTAAATCTGCTGAGCACTTCCGAGCTACTCACCATTTGGCTGGTGTCGCTGGCCCACCGCCACCGTCGTCGTCTATTAAAGCTGGTGCTTTAGCTATCTTTGGTGTTCTTGGAATCCCTCTTGCG ATCACTTTCAGTATTCCTTTCGCCTTGGCATCAATCTTTTCAGCATCTTCCGGTTCAGGACAAG GTTTATCACTTGGAGTTTTAAACCTTGCAATTGTTGTACCTCAG ATGTTTGTTTCGGTAACAAGTGGTCCATGGGACTCGTTATTTGGTGGTGGCAATTTGCCGGCGTTGGTGGCAGGAGCGGTGGCAGCATTCGTAAGCGCCATACTCTCGTTCACGATATTGCCCTCGCCTCCTCCCGACGCCAAACTCGGTGGCTCAATGGGTGGTCattaa